One stretch of Streptomyces sp. 135 DNA includes these proteins:
- a CDS encoding fructose-specific PTS transporter subunit EIIC, whose translation MTSPADPPTGGDTSGQRRLKLLAVTACPTGIAHTYMAAEKLSQAAESLGIDMKVETQGSIGAENVLSDNDVRDADGVIIAADKDVDRSRFAGKRVVSVGVAEGISHPERLIERVRSAPVQGGGGGGSAVSAASAGSAAGSGGGRERSVAYKALMNGVSYMIPFVVVGGLLIAISLALGGDATSKGYVIPEGTFWAHVNAIGVIGFTLMVPILSGYIAYAIGDRPALVPGMIGGWIANTGELYDSKAGAGFIGAIVTGFLAGYLVVWIKKVQVPKFVRPIMPIIVIPIVATTALGLFFIYVIGKPISWVFEHLTDWLSGMTGASAILLGAVLGLMIAFDMGGPVNKTAFLFGTGLIATGNQTVMGMCAAAIPVMPLGQGLATLIRRRLYSEQERETGMASLFMGMFGISEGAIPFAAARPAQVIPANMLGGAVAGAVAGMAGVEDAVPHGGPIVAVLGAIGGVPMFFVAVAVGAVVTALTTVTLIDLGGRKRRGAGVAGGPGGGPEPVFAGVGAASGSAVGGAASLAGASVGMAGAAPGADASAAASGASGASGAEGPAAAAATEAPAGEVLSGYLTERTVKVQLEARDKEAAIREMAALLATTGKVDDVEELVRTALRREAQGTTGLGEEIAIPHAKTDAVLAPVVGFARSAEGIEWGSLDGTKARLIFMISVPEAAAGDEHLRILALLSRKLMDTGFRGRLEAAPDDAAILEVLREVR comes from the coding sequence GTGACCAGTCCGGCCGACCCTCCCACGGGCGGGGACACCAGCGGACAGCGACGGCTGAAGCTGCTCGCGGTGACCGCTTGTCCGACCGGCATCGCCCACACCTACATGGCGGCGGAGAAGCTCTCGCAGGCCGCGGAGAGCCTCGGGATCGACATGAAGGTGGAGACGCAGGGCTCCATCGGGGCCGAGAACGTACTGTCTGACAACGATGTCAGAGACGCCGACGGCGTCATCATCGCGGCCGACAAGGACGTGGACCGCAGTCGCTTCGCGGGTAAGCGGGTGGTCTCCGTCGGGGTGGCCGAGGGCATCAGCCACCCGGAGCGGCTGATCGAGCGGGTGCGGAGCGCGCCTGTGCAGGGGGGCGGTGGTGGTGGTTCTGCCGTGTCTGCTGCGTCTGCTGGGTCTGCCGCGGGGAGTGGGGGCGGGCGGGAGCGGAGCGTCGCGTACAAGGCGCTGATGAACGGCGTCTCGTACATGATCCCGTTCGTGGTGGTCGGTGGACTGCTGATCGCCATCTCGCTGGCGCTGGGCGGTGACGCCACGTCCAAGGGCTATGTGATCCCGGAGGGGACCTTCTGGGCGCACGTCAACGCCATCGGGGTCATCGGCTTCACGCTGATGGTGCCGATCCTGTCGGGATACATCGCGTACGCCATCGGGGACCGGCCGGCGCTGGTGCCGGGCATGATCGGCGGGTGGATCGCCAACACGGGTGAGCTGTACGACTCGAAGGCGGGAGCCGGTTTCATCGGCGCCATCGTGACCGGGTTCCTGGCCGGTTATCTGGTGGTGTGGATCAAGAAGGTCCAGGTCCCGAAGTTCGTCCGGCCGATCATGCCGATCATCGTGATCCCGATCGTCGCGACGACAGCGCTCGGGCTGTTCTTCATCTACGTCATCGGCAAGCCGATCTCGTGGGTCTTCGAGCACCTGACCGACTGGCTCAGCGGTATGACCGGGGCCAGTGCGATCCTGCTGGGCGCGGTCCTCGGGCTCATGATCGCGTTCGACATGGGCGGGCCGGTCAACAAGACCGCGTTCCTCTTCGGTACGGGGCTCATCGCGACCGGCAACCAGACCGTGATGGGCATGTGCGCCGCCGCCATCCCCGTGATGCCGCTCGGGCAGGGGCTCGCCACACTGATCCGGCGGCGGCTCTACTCGGAGCAGGAGCGCGAGACCGGGATGGCCTCGCTGTTCATGGGGATGTTCGGAATCTCGGAGGGGGCGATTCCGTTCGCTGCGGCGCGGCCTGCGCAGGTCATCCCGGCCAACATGCTCGGCGGCGCGGTCGCAGGAGCCGTCGCCGGTATGGCGGGTGTGGAGGACGCGGTGCCGCACGGGGGGCCGATCGTGGCGGTGCTGGGTGCCATTGGCGGTGTACCGATGTTCTTCGTGGCCGTGGCCGTCGGCGCGGTCGTCACCGCGTTGACCACGGTGACGCTCATCGACCTCGGCGGGCGCAAGCGGCGTGGGGCGGGTGTGGCCGGTGGGCCGGGTGGTGGTCCCGAGCCGGTGTTCGCGGGGGTCGGGGCGGCTTCGGGGAGTGCGGTGGGCGGCGCGGCTTCCCTGGCGGGGGCGTCGGTGGGGATGGCGGGTGCCGCTCCGGGAGCGGATGCGTCCGCAGCGGCTTCCGGGGCTTCCGGGGCTTCCGGGGCTGAGGGTCCCGCCGCCGCTGCCGCTACGGAGGCCCCGGCGGGGGAGGTTCTCTCCGGTTACCTCACCGAACGGACCGTGAAGGTCCAGCTGGAGGCCCGGGACAAGGAGGCCGCGATCCGCGAGATGGCCGCGCTCCTCGCCACCACGGGCAAGGTCGACGACGTGGAGGAGCTGGTGCGCACCGCGCTGCGGCGCGAGGCGCAGGGCACCACCGGGCTCGGCGAGGAGATCGCCATCCCGCACGCGAAGACCGACGCGGTGCTGGCCCCGGTCGTCGGGTTCGCACGCTCGGCGGAGGGCATCGAGTGGGGTTCCCTGGACGGGACGAAGGCCAGGCTGATCTTCATGATCTCCGTACCGGAGGCGGCCGCCGGGGACGAGCACCTGCGGATTCTCGCGCTGCTGTCGCGGAAGCTGATGGACACGGGCTTCCGGGGGCGGCTGGAGGCGGCCCCGGACGACGCCGCGATCCTCGAGGTGCTGCGCGAGGTGCGGTAG
- the ahcY gene encoding adenosylhomocysteinase, whose protein sequence is MTTATNGQDFKVADLSLAAFGRKEITLAEHEMPGLMAIRKEYAAGQPLAGARVTGSLHMTVQTAVLIETLVALGAEVRWASCNIFSTQDHAAAAIAVGPNGTPDNPQGVPVFAWKGETLEEYWWCTEQALTWPNTPTGGPNMILDDGGDATLLVHKGVEYEKDGKVPSVDTAENDEHRVILELLNRTITDGSQKWTQLASEIRGVTEETTTGVHRLYEMHRDGTLLFPAINVNDAVTKSKFDNKYGCRHSLIDGINRATDVLIGGKTAVVCGYGDVGKGCAESLRGQGARVIVTEIDPICALQAAMDGYQVTTLDEVVDKADIFITTTGNKDIIMASDMAKMKHQAIVGNIGHFDNEIDMAGLAAIPGIVKDEVKPQVHTWTFPDGKVLIVLSEGRLLNLGNATGHPSFVMSNSFADQTLAQIELFTKQEEYPTDVYVLPKHLDEKVARLHLDSLGVKLTTLRPEQAAYIGVEVEGPFKPDHYRY, encoded by the coding sequence ATGACGACTGCCACCAACGGCCAGGACTTCAAGGTCGCCGACCTCTCCCTCGCCGCGTTCGGCCGCAAGGAGATCACCCTCGCCGAGCACGAGATGCCCGGCCTGATGGCGATCCGCAAGGAGTACGCCGCCGGCCAGCCGCTCGCCGGCGCCCGCGTCACCGGCTCCCTGCACATGACCGTGCAGACCGCCGTGCTCATCGAGACCCTGGTCGCCCTCGGCGCCGAGGTCCGCTGGGCCTCCTGCAACATCTTCTCCACCCAGGACCACGCCGCCGCGGCCATCGCCGTCGGCCCGAACGGCACCCCGGACAACCCCCAGGGCGTCCCGGTCTTCGCCTGGAAGGGCGAGACCCTGGAGGAGTACTGGTGGTGCACGGAGCAGGCCCTGACCTGGCCGAACACCCCCACCGGCGGCCCGAACATGATCCTGGACGACGGCGGCGACGCCACGCTCCTGGTCCACAAGGGCGTCGAGTACGAGAAGGACGGCAAGGTCCCGTCCGTCGACACCGCCGAGAACGACGAGCACCGCGTCATCCTGGAGCTCCTCAACCGCACCATCACCGACGGCTCGCAGAAGTGGACCCAGCTCGCCTCGGAGATCCGCGGCGTGACCGAGGAGACCACGACCGGTGTGCACCGGCTGTACGAGATGCACCGTGACGGCACGCTGCTGTTCCCGGCGATCAACGTGAACGACGCCGTGACGAAGTCGAAGTTCGACAACAAGTACGGCTGCCGCCACTCGCTCATCGACGGCATCAACCGCGCCACGGACGTCCTCATCGGCGGCAAGACCGCCGTTGTCTGCGGCTACGGCGACGTGGGCAAGGGCTGCGCGGAGTCCCTGCGCGGCCAGGGCGCCCGCGTGATCGTCACCGAGATCGACCCGATCTGCGCGCTCCAGGCGGCGATGGACGGTTACCAGGTCACGACGCTGGACGAGGTCGTCGACAAGGCCGACATCTTCATCACCACGACCGGCAACAAGGACATCATCATGGCCTCGGACATGGCCAAGATGAAGCACCAGGCGATCGTGGGCAACATCGGCCACTTCGACAACGAGATCGACATGGCCGGCCTCGCCGCCATCCCCGGCATCGTCAAGGACGAGGTCAAGCCGCAGGTCCACACCTGGACGTTCCCCGATGGCAAGGTCCTGATCGTGCTGTCCGAGGGCCGCCTGCTCAACCTGGGCAACGCGACCGGCCACCCGTCCTTCGTGATGTCCAACTCGTTCGCGGACCAGACCCTGGCCCAGATCGAGCTGTTCACCAAGCAGGAGGAGTACCCGACCGACGTCTACGTGCTCCCCAAGCACCTGGACGAGAAGGTCGCCCGCCTCCACCTCGACTCGCTCGGCGTGAAGCTCACGACGCTCCGCCCCGAGCAGGCCGCGTACATCGGCGTCGAGGTCGAGGGCCCGTTCAAGCCCGACCACTACCGCTACTGA